One genomic window of Triplophysa rosa linkage group LG11, Trosa_1v2, whole genome shotgun sequence includes the following:
- the rasd2a gene encoding LOW QUALITY PROTEIN: GTP-binding protein Rhes (The sequence of the model RefSeq protein was modified relative to this genomic sequence to represent the inferred CDS: substituted 1 base at 1 genomic stop codon) codes for MIPTRSMEVNTTDKPLLSVDCTETLTRSNYHSEGNATADARLRCIQAKAGNGASCPSSLQVPDAHFHTVKLPIIKTVTSHWKHPKARVVRSSSIGNRHSSPERKPRRSVDAFSVSQLHXTEHMRYESENDDQVTVKRSHYRRIVVLGAPRVGKTAIVRRFLGDGFQEHYEPTTEDFHSKLYHIRGERYQLDILDASKERDFPAKRRLSILTGDIFFLVFSVTDRESFQEVCALREEIFAAKSKLAKAKENGQVPIIMCGNKVDLNSSRVVHQADISNIYGEDSVLFEVSAKDCTKLEEMFEALAVLGGLPTETRPSLHRDISINTYQALSNRKRNKRAMNEPCGAVHPLARRPSFSSDLRRVMGPTTPKRSTPIERCQIQ; via the exons ATGATACCGACAAGGAGCATGGAGGTGAACACAACTGATAAGCCACTTCTTTCAGTTGATTGCACCGAGACGCTCACCCGTAGCAACTATCATTCAGAAGGCAACGCAACAGCTGATGCGCGTTTGCGATGCATACAAGCCAAAGCAGGGAACGGCGCGTCGTGCCCATCGAGTCTGCAGGTTCCAGACGCACATTTCCATACGGTCAAGCTTCCCATCATAAAAACCGTAACATCGCACTGGAAACATCCAAAGGCACGGGTGGTGAGGTCTTCCAGCATCGGAAACCGGCACTCGTCCCCTGAACGCAAACCCCGGAGATCTGTGGACGCCTTCTCCGTGTCTCAGCTCCATTGAACCGAGCATATGAGATACGAGAGTGAAAACGATGATCAAGTCACCGTAAAACGCAGTCATTATCGGCGCATTGTTGTGCTCGGCGCACCCCGAGTTGGTAAAACGGCAATTGTCCGGCGTTTCTTGGGTGATGGGTTCCAGGAACATTACGAGCCGACGACGGAAGACTTTCACAGCAAACTGTACCACATCCGAGGTGAGAGATACCAGCTGGATATCCTGGACGCGTCCAAAGAAAGAGACTTTCCTGCCAAACGAAGACTGTCTATTCTGACAG GTGACATATTTTTCCTGGTGTTCAGCGTGACTGACAGAGAGTCTTTCCAAGAAGTCTGCGCTTTACGCGAGGAGATTTTCGCTGCTAAATCCAAGCTGGCAAAAGCCAAAGAAAACGGACAGGTTCCTATAATAATGTGCGGCAATAAAGTTGACTTAAATTCCTCAAGAGTTGTGCATCAGGCAGATATCAGTAACATCTATGGGGAGGACAGCGTCCTCTTCGAGGTGTCCGCCAAAGACTGCACCAAACTGGAGGAGATGTTTGAGGCTCTGGCGGTGCTGGGAGGACTCCCCACAGAAACCAGACCCTCTCTCCATCGAGACATCTCCATTAACACTTATCAAGCGCTGAGCAATAGAAAGAGAAACAAACGAGCCATGAACGAGCCGTGTGGAGCTGTGCATCCGCTCGCGCGCAGACCGAGTTTCAGCAGTGATCTGCGGCGAGTGATGGGTCCGACAACCCCTAAACGAAGTACACCTATTGAGAGGtgtcaaatacagtaa